One genomic window of bacterium includes the following:
- a CDS encoding DNA repair exonuclease encodes MKIIHTSDIHIGAKFAWMGEGSSKHRNSIKSSLERIVDLAINEAVSFIIFAGDIFDTSYPSDISINFFRDQLYRLSDNEIKSLIIPGNHDLLEESSVWTNEVWKSDKNIFVFKDNTPKFFAESKVWIYPSVIKSKKSKVSPLAPIVSEINKNAIENDPNFHIVIAHGSLNLFGISDNFPISKDEIEKTKADYIALGDWHSTLDIGTNVKAYYSGSPDFINYSEKGSGNVLLIEFENSDYKKIVKVKIVPINSREFISLKLDLDIFDTAEKVSAKIKTYTNKEKSNVITISFVGVSKNGINLEEVIEQIRNEFYVIKYTVKEEPYTSMNFDFEHLFEEGTISSEFIKLLQQDIENNPDNMDLARALNLGIKLLKGN; translated from the coding sequence TTGAAAATCATACACACTTCCGACATTCATATTGGAGCAAAATTTGCTTGGATGGGAGAAGGCTCATCAAAACACAGAAATTCGATCAAAAGTAGTTTAGAAAGAATTGTAGATTTAGCAATAAATGAAGCTGTGAGCTTTATAATATTTGCTGGAGATATTTTTGACACTTCGTATCCTTCCGATATAAGTATAAATTTTTTTCGCGACCAACTATATAGACTAAGTGATAACGAAATAAAGTCACTCATCATACCAGGGAACCATGATTTGCTTGAAGAATCTTCTGTTTGGACAAATGAAGTTTGGAAAAGTGACAAAAACATTTTTGTTTTCAAAGATAATACTCCAAAATTTTTTGCTGAAAGTAAGGTATGGATTTACCCCAGCGTAATAAAGAGCAAAAAATCAAAAGTTTCCCCACTTGCACCAATTGTTTCTGAAATAAATAAGAATGCCATTGAAAATGATCCAAACTTTCATATAGTTATAGCTCACGGTTCGTTAAATTTATTTGGAATTTCTGACAACTTTCCAATTTCTAAAGATGAGATTGAAAAAACAAAAGCAGACTATATAGCTTTGGGAGATTGGCATTCTACTTTGGATATAGGCACAAATGTGAAGGCGTACTATTCTGGCTCTCCTGATTTTATAAATTACTCTGAAAAAGGAAGTGGGAATGTTTTATTGATTGAATTTGAAAATAGTGATTACAAAAAAATTGTAAAAGTAAAGATTGTACCAATCAATTCAAGAGAATTTATTTCTCTAAAACTTGATCTTGATATCTTTGATACTGCAGAAAAAGTTTCTGCAAAAATCAAAACCTATACAAACAAAGAAAAGAGCAATGTAATTACAATTAGTTTTGTAGGGGTAAGTAAAAATGGGATTAATTTAGAGGAAGTTATCGAGCAAATCAGAAATGAATTTTATGTCATCAAGTATACTGTGAAAGAGGAGCCATATACTTCTATGAACTTTGATTTTGAACATTTATTTGAAGAAGGAACTATATCTTCAGAATTTATCAAGCTACTTCAACAAGATATTGAAAATAATCCTGACAACATGGATCTAGCAAGAGCTTTGAATTTAGGTATCAAGTTATTGAAAGGAAATTAA
- a CDS encoding bL21 family ribosomal protein — protein sequence MSDNKIVKQKKTSAKPTQAITKKNNEINDIEVVDRTVNMQNHKTTDRNIIGSQIPETFWVVNINGSQEIVWRGLELSVDKINDLDLENDIEVLLYVSAGKVSTDNSAESKIKFEKIEDYLGEKVTTRVFKAKSRYRRTRGKRQHKTLLKVS from the coding sequence ATGTCAGATAACAAAATTGTCAAACAAAAAAAAACTTCAGCAAAACCAACTCAAGCTATAACCAAAAAGAATAATGAGATAAATGACATTGAAGTAGTAGATAGAACGGTTAATATGCAAAACCACAAGACTACAGATAGAAACATTATTGGAAGCCAAATACCAGAAACGTTTTGGGTTGTAAATATAAACGGGAGCCAAGAAATCGTTTGGCGTGGACTTGAACTTTCAGTCGACAAAATAAATGACCTTGACTTAGAAAATGATATAGAAGTTCTTTTGTATGTGAGCGCAGGCAAAGTTAGTACAGATAATTCAGCTGAATCAAAAATTAAATTCGAAAAAATTGAAGATTATCTAGGGGAGAAAGTAACTACAAGAGTTTTTAAGGCAAAATCAAGGTATCGAAGGACAAGAGGTAAGAGGCAGCATAAGACTTTACTAAAGGTAAGCTAA
- the lepB gene encoding signal peptidase I has product MSLFETKNPFLTDPLDVPVAGSGFINFLQTIVIALAIVVILYLFIITPNEVKGESMRETLQDHDILLTNKLVQIFGGANSPLYKVFGDYERGDIITFHLSSTTQEEDLIKRIVALPGDKVMIQDGLLYVNGDKVIENYLADGTFRNEIIGVSSKTVNNKDKTYLPNTSTLIEGKESTVPPNSYFVMGDNRGNSRDSRYSDIGFVLRKSLKGKVFFRIFPLDKLGILNNPFK; this is encoded by the coding sequence ATGTCACTATTTGAAACAAAAAATCCATTTTTAACTGATCCTCTTGATGTACCAGTAGCAGGTTCTGGATTTATAAACTTTCTTCAAACAATTGTTATAGCTTTGGCTATTGTTGTTATATTATATTTATTTATAATAACTCCAAACGAAGTAAAGGGAGAATCTATGCGAGAAACACTTCAAGATCACGATATACTTCTTACAAATAAGCTGGTCCAAATATTTGGTGGAGCAAATTCACCTTTATACAAAGTATTTGGCGACTACGAACGCGGCGACATTATCACCTTTCACTTGTCAAGTACTACTCAAGAAGAGGATTTAATTAAAAGAATAGTTGCTCTTCCAGGAGATAAAGTGATGATTCAAGATGGATTGTTGTATGTAAATGGAGATAAAGTGATTGAAAATTATCTAGCTGATGGTACTTTTCGAAATGAAATTATTGGAGTTAGTTCAAAAACAGTAAACAACAAAGACAAAACATACTTACCGAATACTTCAACATTGATAGAAGGTAAGGAATCAACTGTACCTCCCAATTCTTATTTTGTTATGGGAGATAATCGAGGAAATAGTAGAGATTCAAGGTATTCAGACATTGGTTTTGTATTAAGAAAATCATTGAAAGGAAAAGTATTCTTTAGGATTTTTCCTTTAGACAAATTGGGAATTCTGAACAATCCATTTAAGTAA
- a CDS encoding ParB/RepB/Spo0J family partition protein, with the protein MNTDSYIQKLNITDIVINELGQIPKYSTLELENDAYDIKKKDSTVPFLVKSIANQKYELIASAKRYKIAQIAGFSILDAIDISIENYNLLELAIVQNLQELDLNIFEEAELLKILVQGRDIDVYNLGLRVSLSDSSIRNKIRLLDLQDEIKMAVLKKQVSEGHARALVGIKDKSSRMLAFATVKSKNLTVRQVESLVKTINQNKKSKVSLNAKGIELTNKYAKQLSKRTNVTCKIKANRFSEGGSIVIKYKNEEMLKNIMKLISVE; encoded by the coding sequence ATGAATACAGATTCATATATTCAAAAATTGAACATAACTGACATTGTGATAAATGAATTAGGCCAGATTCCTAAATATTCAACCTTGGAGCTAGAAAATGATGCTTATGATATCAAAAAGAAGGATAGTACTGTTCCTTTTTTAGTCAAATCAATAGCTAATCAAAAGTATGAACTTATTGCTTCTGCAAAAAGATACAAAATTGCACAAATAGCTGGTTTTTCTATTTTAGACGCTATAGATATATCTATTGAAAATTATAATTTACTTGAATTGGCGATTGTGCAAAATCTTCAAGAACTTGATTTAAATATATTTGAAGAAGCAGAATTACTAAAAATATTGGTTCAAGGGCGAGACATTGATGTATACAATTTAGGGCTTAGAGTTAGCTTATCTGATTCGTCGATAAGAAACAAAATTAGATTATTGGACTTGCAAGACGAGATCAAAATGGCTGTTTTAAAAAAACAAGTATCGGAGGGACATGCTCGAGCTTTAGTCGGCATAAAAGATAAAAGTAGCCGAATGCTTGCTTTTGCTACTGTTAAATCCAAAAATTTAACAGTCAGGCAGGTTGAAAGCTTGGTTAAAACTATCAATCAAAATAAGAAGAGTAAAGTTTCTTTAAATGCTAAAGGTATAGAATTAACGAATAAATATGCAAAGCAATTATCCAAACGAACAAATGTAACTTGTAAAATCAAGGCAAATAGATTTTCCGAAGGTGGAAGTATTGTGATTAAATATAAAAACGAAGAGATGCTTAAAAATATTATGAAGTTAATATCTGTGGAGTAG
- the rpmA gene encoding 50S ribosomal protein L27, whose amino-acid sequence MAHKKAAGGGIRQHKNPAGKRLGVKKTHGEMAQPGNIIVRQKGTRFHPGIDILLAKDFTLVAKKEGKISFRRMPKNPKRIIVDIVS is encoded by the coding sequence ATGGCACATAAAAAAGCCGCTGGTGGCGGAATTCGACAACACAAAAATCCTGCTGGAAAAAGATTAGGAGTCAAAAAGACTCATGGTGAAATGGCACAACCTGGAAATATCATTGTCCGACAGAAAGGTACTCGATTTCATCCGGGTATTGATATCTTACTCGCAAAAGACTTTACCTTAGTTGCTAAGAAAGAAGGTAAAATATCCTTTAGAAGAATGCCTAAAAATCCTAAAAGGATTATTGTGGATATTGTTTCTTAG
- a CDS encoding NUDIX domain-containing protein, with protein MSKTSCRGIIIKDNAILLVKRVLYKKIFYVLPGGTVEEGETFEETLTREVKEETNCTVEIVEFLFQLNSKAAQRISRIYLCNYIEGTPELRKDSVEYDRQSKKNKYIPTWYPLMQIFKINILPKEVKDYLLQNYILKV; from the coding sequence ATGTCTAAAACCAGTTGTAGAGGAATAATAATCAAAGATAATGCAATTTTACTTGTCAAAAGAGTTTTGTACAAAAAAATTTTTTATGTTTTACCCGGAGGTACAGTAGAAGAAGGTGAGACTTTTGAAGAAACACTTACTAGAGAAGTAAAAGAAGAAACAAATTGCACCGTAGAGATTGTTGAATTTTTGTTTCAGTTAAATTCAAAGGCAGCACAAAGAATAAGCAGAATATATCTTTGCAATTACATTGAAGGTACCCCAGAATTACGAAAGGATTCGGTTGAATACGATAGGCAAAGTAAAAAAAACAAATATATACCGACATGGTATCCATTGATGCAAATTTTCAAAATAAATATCTTGCCTAAGGAAGTGAAAGATTATTTACTGCAGAATTATATATTGAAAGTATAA
- a CDS encoding AI-2E family transporter, producing MVIEIKPKTILMILIVISLFSIAMELKTVFVLLFFAFILYSAFLPIVNFLRSKDFSKTFSIITVFILTFIILVLLVTLVSIPLFEQFNVFYQNLPTIIERIIAWISGTFPQFGQQLNTDEIIKEIMSSTNTDSVVSIISNLGNIFSSSMQFLFNSFIVLVMSGFMLSLNIDQRDVLKILNKLGIKDTQRFQLIFFKIVTKVGMWFRSQLIICLTSAIVTTLLFTVLGFEFAIPMGIIAGLFELIPNFGTALQIPLASVLALATGEEPILVIIYLVAVLIWQQIQGNFIVPKLMHKTVGLNPLVTLFAVLSGTTLLGAAGAVLAIPVAAILQISLEEYFSR from the coding sequence ATGGTAATAGAGATTAAACCCAAAACAATACTAATGATTCTGATTGTGATTAGCTTGTTTTCAATTGCAATGGAATTGAAAACTGTTTTTGTCTTACTATTTTTTGCGTTTATTTTATATAGTGCATTTCTTCCAATAGTCAATTTTCTTAGATCAAAAGATTTTTCCAAAACTTTTTCTATAATAACAGTATTTATTTTGACTTTTATAATATTAGTATTGTTAGTTACATTAGTCTCAATCCCACTGTTTGAACAGTTTAATGTGTTTTATCAAAATCTTCCGACCATAATTGAAAGGATTATTGCTTGGATAAGTGGAACTTTTCCTCAATTTGGTCAACAACTGAATACCGATGAAATCATCAAAGAAATAATGTCTAGTACGAATACTGACTCAGTTGTATCCATTATTTCAAATCTAGGTAACATATTTAGTAGCTCTATGCAGTTTTTATTCAATTCTTTTATTGTTTTAGTAATGTCAGGATTTATGCTTTCTTTAAATATTGATCAAAGAGATGTTTTAAAAATATTGAATAAGCTTGGCATTAAAGATACACAAAGATTTCAGCTAATATTTTTCAAGATCGTAACAAAGGTAGGTATGTGGTTTAGAAGTCAACTAATTATCTGCCTAACTTCAGCTATTGTTACAACATTATTGTTTACAGTACTAGGCTTTGAGTTTGCAATTCCTATGGGAATAATAGCCGGATTATTTGAACTTATTCCAAATTTTGGAACCGCTTTGCAAATTCCTTTAGCATCAGTTTTGGCTTTAGCAACTGGCGAAGAACCAATTTTGGTAATCATTTATCTTGTTGCAGTGTTGATATGGCAACAAATTCAAGGCAACTTTATAGTACCAAAACTTATGCATAAAACTGTAGGATTAAATCCACTTGTAACATTGTTTGCTGTTCTATCGGGAACAACATTACTCGGTGCTGCAGGTGCTGTTTTGGCTATTCCAGTAGCTGCAATCTTGCAAATTAGCCTAGAAGAGTACTTTTCTAGATAA
- a CDS encoding AAA family ATPase: protein MKFTSLHLQNFKRFANFTVKFNSLEIIYGENEKGKSTIIAGILSALFVDASTNSKVFFEKVKHWKNEMKPIVELEFEYEEKKYKLSRDYNQKASKLTNLTDNIEESSADQIKKKIDTFLGIQNDFIYRAVGILNGHEMSNLDDVAKINDALSKIASGNKDEGDINKVILNISNEINDLTRGVSRASNNPGPIRQLEEKIAKLDSDIDISKSQFQKYIESIKIKDESSLRLDKVKERIEVLAKSLENNSILEAGKQKLFENENLVKVIQKEISEVSLLKQQFAELERDLKSIDFDIDTFKRNELEIASIKEKIEITKNDITDLESKLNSKKTYFEESSRFKQKENKLILLTGYSFTIIVSIFLIILKWWPLLIGSIISILILLTYQFLNKRTPKLDKGSLYDLEDKISDKKNNLKQQEVNLKDLFREMGISSENEFYERKIQIESKEENIYQISNFLNNKIQASSSENLVQNVESYLVEKKSELDNLLLKKREIEISEVEKYRDYEFSSERRVEIDTELDNLYDEKAKLEEQKVIAKTRINDSEINQEKINLLEEELLYSKEIYEKYREKLRSLELVRFYLDKAKKNTSKTLSTLLKLEIDKYLPRITNNQYTESRLDDEFNLQVFSIIKQDWLTTDVLSVGAIGQIFMLLKIAYFKMLTNEKQSPIIMDDPFITFDDTRKRESLNILKEISESNQVLIFTCDKSLPITQNIV from the coding sequence ATGAAATTTACTAGTTTGCATCTTCAAAACTTCAAAAGGTTTGCTAATTTTACAGTCAAGTTTAATTCGCTTGAGATTATTTACGGTGAAAACGAGAAAGGGAAATCGACTATAATTGCAGGAATACTTTCTGCACTCTTCGTTGATGCATCAACAAACTCGAAAGTCTTTTTTGAAAAAGTTAAGCATTGGAAAAACGAGATGAAACCAATTGTGGAATTGGAATTTGAGTATGAAGAAAAAAAGTATAAACTTAGTCGTGATTATAATCAAAAAGCAAGTAAATTGACAAATTTGACTGACAATATTGAAGAAAGTTCAGCAGATCAAATTAAAAAGAAGATAGATACCTTTTTGGGAATACAAAATGATTTTATATATCGTGCTGTCGGAATTTTGAATGGACATGAAATGTCAAACTTAGATGATGTAGCCAAAATCAATGATGCCTTGAGTAAAATTGCCTCTGGAAACAAAGATGAAGGTGATATCAATAAAGTTATCTTGAATATTTCAAATGAAATAAATGATTTGACAAGAGGAGTTAGCCGTGCTTCCAATAATCCTGGACCTATCAGGCAATTAGAAGAAAAAATTGCAAAACTTGATTCAGATATAGATATATCAAAGTCTCAATTTCAAAAGTATATAGAAAGTATAAAAATCAAGGATGAAAGTAGTTTGAGACTTGATAAAGTTAAAGAAAGAATTGAAGTCTTAGCTAAATCACTAGAAAACAATAGTATTCTTGAGGCTGGTAAACAAAAGCTATTTGAAAATGAGAATCTCGTGAAAGTAATTCAAAAGGAAATATCTGAGGTTAGTCTGTTGAAACAACAATTTGCTGAACTTGAACGAGATTTAAAATCGATTGATTTTGATATTGATACTTTCAAAAGAAATGAACTAGAGATTGCCAGCATCAAAGAGAAAATTGAGATTACTAAAAATGACATCACCGACTTAGAATCTAAGTTGAATAGTAAAAAAACTTATTTCGAAGAAAGTAGTAGATTTAAGCAGAAAGAAAATAAACTTATACTTTTAACGGGATATTCATTTACAATTATAGTAAGTATATTTTTAATTATTTTGAAATGGTGGCCATTGTTAATTGGAAGCATTATCTCTATCCTGATTTTACTAACTTATCAATTTCTAAATAAAAGGACACCTAAACTTGATAAAGGAAGCCTATATGATCTAGAAGATAAAATTTCCGACAAAAAAAACAACCTGAAACAACAAGAAGTTAACTTAAAAGATTTATTTAGGGAGATGGGTATTTCTTCAGAAAATGAATTTTATGAGAGGAAAATACAAATAGAGTCAAAAGAAGAAAATATCTATCAAATATCAAATTTCCTTAATAACAAAATACAAGCCTCTAGTTCTGAGAATTTAGTTCAAAATGTCGAAAGCTATCTAGTCGAAAAGAAATCTGAACTTGATAACCTTCTGTTGAAAAAAAGAGAAATTGAAATTAGTGAAGTTGAAAAGTATCGAGATTATGAATTTAGTTCTGAAAGAAGAGTTGAAATTGATACTGAACTTGATAATTTATATGATGAAAAGGCAAAACTAGAAGAACAAAAAGTTATTGCGAAAACTCGTATCAATGATAGTGAGATAAACCAAGAAAAGATAAATTTGCTTGAAGAAGAATTGTTATACAGCAAGGAAATTTATGAGAAGTATAGAGAAAAACTTCGCAGTTTGGAACTTGTCAGATTTTACCTTGACAAAGCTAAGAAGAATACTTCCAAAACTTTATCTACTTTATTGAAGCTTGAAATTGATAAGTACTTACCTAGAATTACAAACAACCAATATACTGAATCTAGGTTAGATGATGAATTCAATTTACAAGTATTTTCAATTATTAAGCAAGATTGGCTTACTACAGATGTTTTGTCAGTAGGTGCAATTGGTCAAATTTTTATGCTATTGAAGATTGCTTACTTTAAAATGTTGACAAATGAAAAGCAATCTCCTATCATTATGGACGACCCATTTATTACATTTGATGATACTAGGAAGCGAGAATCTTTAAATATATTGAAGGAAATCTCTGAATCAAACCAAGTCTTGATCTTTACTTGTGACAAATCACTACCCATTACACAAAACATTGTATAA
- a CDS encoding PQQ-like beta-propeller repeat protein gives MNLYDPIKISSFISKTNEKDACSLVFSHAENYIESPAKGRLFGLINISCENFFDSSKSADILKNFILKDFYDNDGRKVYESLEITLMNLKSELLKLVKTNKVELDQKIDLNCILISIKDNIAYFAKIGEIYTDIEREGTIFHMNSYFKDNLNSEIKTFSVILTPTDTIITYENETKQKILGVKFDNCLRTMNFESLYMTPLKNEVGLGIFALKFATKPKLIPPRVNVNPTINHKSDHLGTDSSSGFIFAANSPISDSDSDLLKFNTKEGFATNLDTSKEMKKEKNVEKGLFFKNHSNEYIAKNFPNADRKVTPEFAEEIFSINYKNRESSKNNRIIREMKNFDISNISKGKKFPTMENLHSDVNQSEELKKQFTHLNKLVISMSQSLQLMFKNIKTQMSDKIKNLNPGEKKHIVSNDVSYRFKNKFKKPNHDLGANDTDELNKRGFLIKNISKQKLLAIVILIILVIFVTNLIIQSNKEKKQQQDLYNDIANLIKLAQDYQKNANSQASLNASRSNDLLTQALKNVENATTKNTLTDSVKRNEINTQLSNLKSLISQTKNKIEKNSIINSSYVLQDLKSNFQNISPIGLEVVNGNIFVADSKGYLYQSNLANIGFKQILEPKLNDILLVSKDLDNNLLIYTSLGMYRLSASLTIEKIDSLSYEVVGDITSMKSYDVGSNEYLYTLSRSTGQIRRSLKTVNAYGKLEVRDEQEIFKQGLDLQIDGNVWVLTSQGVKKYFGGKEVTINMPTNMVLPIDTFGKFVLDDSRIIFIDNKNKRVVLMGKDNELDQNKLEYLYSLKFNDKGTEFGNIISITFIDDYLYILDTNKLYKVKFEIPSYI, from the coding sequence ATGAACTTATATGATCCAATCAAAATTTCATCATTTATTTCTAAGACGAACGAGAAAGATGCATGTAGTTTGGTCTTTAGTCACGCAGAAAATTACATAGAAAGTCCTGCAAAGGGCAGATTATTTGGTTTGATAAATATTTCATGTGAGAATTTTTTTGATTCTAGCAAGAGTGCAGATATTTTAAAAAATTTCATATTGAAAGATTTTTATGATAATGATGGCAGAAAAGTTTATGAATCACTTGAAATTACTTTGATGAATTTGAAAAGTGAATTATTGAAGTTAGTTAAGACAAATAAGGTTGAGCTTGATCAAAAAATTGATTTAAATTGTATACTTATTTCGATAAAGGATAATATTGCTTATTTTGCAAAAATCGGTGAGATATATACAGATATTGAAAGAGAGGGAACAATTTTTCATATGAACTCATATTTCAAGGATAATCTAAATTCCGAGATCAAGACTTTTTCCGTTATTCTTACTCCTACTGATACAATAATAACTTATGAAAATGAAACTAAGCAGAAGATTCTTGGTGTTAAGTTTGATAATTGTTTACGCACAATGAATTTTGAAAGTTTGTATATGACTCCACTGAAAAATGAAGTTGGCTTAGGAATTTTTGCACTAAAGTTTGCAACAAAACCAAAATTGATACCTCCTCGTGTAAATGTAAATCCTACAATCAATCATAAAAGTGATCATTTGGGCACTGATTCATCTTCAGGTTTTATATTTGCAGCAAATAGTCCTATTTCCGATAGTGACAGTGATTTATTGAAATTTAACACTAAAGAAGGCTTTGCAACAAATTTAGATACCTCAAAGGAAATGAAGAAAGAAAAGAATGTTGAAAAGGGATTGTTCTTCAAAAATCACAGTAATGAATATATCGCAAAGAATTTTCCAAATGCGGATAGAAAAGTTACACCAGAGTTTGCAGAAGAAATATTTTCAATTAATTATAAAAACAGAGAATCTTCAAAAAATAATAGAATAATTAGGGAGATGAAAAATTTTGATATATCAAATATTTCTAAGGGTAAGAAATTTCCCACAATGGAAAATTTACATTCAGACGTGAATCAAAGTGAAGAATTGAAAAAGCAATTCACTCATTTAAATAAACTTGTCATTTCGATGTCGCAATCTTTACAGCTTATGTTTAAAAATATAAAAACACAAATGTCTGACAAAATTAAAAACTTAAATCCAGGTGAAAAAAAACATATAGTCTCTAATGATGTTTCTTATAGATTCAAAAATAAATTTAAGAAACCTAACCATGATCTAGGAGCCAACGATACTGATGAATTGAACAAACGAGGATTTTTAATTAAAAATATATCCAAACAAAAGTTACTTGCAATTGTTATTTTGATAATTTTAGTTATTTTCGTAACTAATTTAATTATTCAAAGCAATAAGGAGAAGAAACAGCAACAGGATTTATATAACGATATAGCAAATTTAATTAAACTTGCACAAGATTATCAAAAAAATGCTAATTCTCAAGCATCTCTTAATGCAAGTAGATCAAATGATTTACTAACTCAAGCTTTAAAAAATGTCGAAAATGCTACTACAAAAAACACATTGACTGATTCAGTTAAAAGAAACGAGATAAATACTCAATTATCAAATTTGAAATCTTTGATATCACAGACAAAGAATAAAATCGAAAAAAATTCAATTATCAATTCTTCCTATGTATTGCAAGATTTAAAATCAAATTTCCAAAACATATCTCCAATTGGCTTGGAAGTAGTAAATGGAAATATATTTGTAGCTGATTCTAAAGGGTATTTGTACCAAAGTAATCTTGCAAACATAGGATTCAAACAAATTTTGGAGCCAAAACTAAATGACATATTATTAGTTAGTAAGGATTTAGATAATAATTTGCTAATTTATACATCATTAGGAATGTACAGACTATCTGCATCTTTGACAATTGAAAAAATTGATTCACTTTCTTATGAAGTAGTAGGAGATATAACTTCAATGAAAAGTTATGATGTAGGAAGTAACGAATACCTTTATACATTATCAAGGTCAACTGGACAAATAAGAAGATCTTTGAAAACTGTAAATGCATACGGAAAACTGGAAGTTAGGGACGAACAAGAAATTTTTAAGCAGGGATTGGATTTACAAATTGACGGTAATGTTTGGGTGCTAACCTCACAAGGAGTCAAAAAGTATTTTGGAGGCAAGGAAGTAACTATAAATATGCCGACCAATATGGTTTTACCCATTGACACTTTTGGCAAATTTGTTTTAGATGATAGCAGAATAATATTTATAGATAATAAAAATAAAAGAGTTGTATTGATGGGCAAAGATAATGAGTTGGATCAAAATAAACTTGAATATTTGTATTCTTTGAAGTTTAACGATAAGGGAACTGAATTTGGCAATATAATTAGTATCACATTTATTGATGACTATTTGTATATACTAGATACAAATAAACTATACAAAGTGAAGTTTGAAATACCAAGTTATATTTAA
- a CDS encoding class E sortase — protein sequence MNLLKGINYQRRKARIRKVFRMQMQVISLLSSVFLMTYVIYNYQTLSGNILANPLILENQIELPGTINIANFKDSSPFLENVNASEITFDDSIPNDEQTKLIQEVSNLQSNSLMISNPKIKGGLVEGSMNEGEAAMTKGFWVYPNGFTPEVIGTTVIYGHRYYHMPPKTETFYNLDKVHVGESIEISWKGQIYKYQVIDTRIVEKTDWSAVKNEGFQSIKLVTCTPIGSDKQRIVITARII from the coding sequence ATGAATTTACTAAAAGGTATTAATTATCAAAGAAGAAAAGCAAGAATAAGAAAAGTTTTCAGAATGCAGATGCAGGTAATAAGTTTACTTTCATCTGTGTTTCTGATGACATATGTGATTTATAACTATCAAACTTTATCTGGGAATATACTTGCAAATCCTTTGATATTGGAAAATCAAATTGAACTCCCAGGTACAATAAACATTGCTAACTTCAAAGATAGTTCTCCATTTCTGGAGAATGTAAATGCAAGTGAAATTACTTTTGATGATAGTATTCCAAATGATGAACAAACTAAACTAATTCAAGAAGTATCCAATCTTCAATCAAATTCTTTGATGATAAGTAATCCGAAGATAAAAGGTGGACTTGTTGAAGGATCGATGAATGAGGGTGAAGCTGCAATGACAAAGGGCTTCTGGGTTTATCCAAATGGGTTTACACCTGAAGTAATTGGTACTACTGTTATATATGGTCATAGGTATTATCATATGCCTCCAAAAACAGAAACATTTTATAATTTAGACAAAGTTCATGTAGGAGAAAGCATTGAAATTAGCTGGAAGGGTCAAATATACAAATATCAGGTCATTGATACAAGAATAGTAGAGAAAACTGATTGGTCAGCTGTCAAAAATGAAGGCTTCCAATCTATAAAGTTGGTCACTTGTACACCTATTGGATCTGATAAACAAAGGATTGTAATAACTGCGAGAATTATATAA